A single genomic interval of Trichosurus vulpecula isolate mTriVul1 chromosome 6, mTriVul1.pri, whole genome shotgun sequence harbors:
- the GRPEL1 gene encoding grpE protein homolog 1, mitochondrial produces the protein MAAQCSGLVRRTFPAIALSLRTSSRLLCTAAKQKNNGQNLEDDSSQNEQKTDSTVTEKTLTEEKVKLEEQLKETLEKYKRALADTENLRRRNQKLVEEAKLYGIQGFCKDLLEVADILEKATASVPKEEIKEENPHLKNLYEGLVMTEVQIQKVFKKHGLLKLDPVGTKFDPYEHEALFHTPVEGKEPGTIALVTKVGYKLHGRTLRPALVGVVKEP, from the exons ATGGCGGCGCAGTGCTCTGGTTTGGTGAGGCGGACTTTCCCGGCGATCGCCCTCtcgctccg GACCTCTTCTAGGCTGCTCTGTACAGcagcaaaacagaaaaataatggCCAGAACTTAGAAGATGACTCAAGTCAAAATGAACAGAAGACAGACAGTACCGTTACAGAAAAGACACTAACTGAAGAGAAGGTCAAATTAGAAGAACAGCTGAAAGAAACTTTG gAAAAGTACAAACGAGCCTTAGCAGATACAGAGAATTTACGGCGGCGGAACCAGAAATTGGTAGAAGAGGCAAAATTATATG gtatTCAAGGTTTTTGTAAAGATTTATTGGAAGTTGCTGACATTTTGGAAAAGGCAACAGCAAGTGtcccaaaagaggaaataaaggaagaaaaccctCATTTGAAGAACTTATATGAGGGTCTTGTCATGACTGAAGTCCAGATTCAAAAAGTGTTCAAAAAGCATGGTTTGCTCAAACTAGATCCTGTTGGTACCAAATTTGATCCCTATGAACATGAAGCCTTGTTCCATACTCCAGTAGAGGGGAAGGAGCCTGGCACCATTGCACTGGTAACCAAAGTTGGGTATAAGCTACATGGGCGAACCTTGAGACCTGCTTTGGTGGGCGTTGTTAAAGAACCGTAA